In Nocardia sp. NBC_00403, the DNA window CACGCGCACTGATCAACGCAACGGACGCGATCATCCAGAGGATGCCGGAACTCGTCGAATCGTGGGGCCCCATGGCGCTGACCCCCACGCCGTTCTCACCCATCGTCGACGGTGACGTCCTCCCGCACGCGCCATGGCGTGCGCTCGGCGGCGGCGCCGCGCGGGGAATCGATCTTCTCGTGGGGCACACCCGAGACGAATTCCGGCTGTTCAATACCCGGCTGGGCAGCGAGGTGACCGATGAGCAGGTGTCCGCCACACTCGTGGGTCTCGCGCCGGCCTCGAACAGCAGCGGGGGTTACCGCGCCGTCTACCCCGAGGCCACCCCCGAGCAGCTGTATGAACTCGTCAACTCCGACTGGCTGTTTCGGATGCCGAGTCTGCATCTCGCGGCCGCCCAGTACGCCGGGGGTGGGCAGGCCTGGACCTACGAACTCTGCTGGAGCTACGACCAGGAGCAGGGTGCCTCGCACAGCCTCGACTTGCTGCTCGTCCTCGGCACGCTCAGCGTTGAGGATGTGAGCAGCCATCCGTCCGCCGGCGCGAACGCCGCAGACGAGGTCATCGGCGTCGCACACCACATGCGCACCGACTGGCTGAACTTCGCGACCACCGGCAACCCCGGCTGGGCGCCCTACGATCCGGACACACGATCCACCCGTGTCTACACCGCCGAGCCGATCACCCAGCCCTACCCCGAGGAACGCTCGCGCCACATCTGGCATACACACCGGTTCGACACCCTGGACCTACTTCATACCGAGTAACAGCGACACGATGATGCCGACGCGGCCGTAGAGGTCGACGAACCACTCGGGCGTCCGACAAGCCTCGATTCCGGGCATCGGGACAGTGAAGTTGCAGAGGTGTCCAGGCTCGGCGACCTCGGCCACCAGTAATAGGACGTCATCGAGGTGGCTTGGGGTGGTCAGGTGTCCCCGTTGCCGTTGAGGTCTACCGGCGTTGGCGCAGTTGGCCTTTTGGGTGCCGGGCCGCGGCGGCGATGCAGGCGCTGGCCATTTGCGCCGATTGTGGTCCGCGGCAGTCGCTTCTGCTCGTCGTCACTGCCGCCTCGTTGAACGCTCGGATCCGGGCATTCTCCCGGGATTCGCGCCAGATGAGGCGGCCTTCCAGCGGCGGTGCGTCATCGATGGGCAGGTAGGTGATGCGCGGGTGGGCGCGGTAGCAGGAACCCTCGTCGCCCACCATGAACGCGCCCTCGCCTCCCCCGACCAGACTGATCGCCTCCTGAAAGGTGTTGGCAGTCTTGCCGTACCGGATCAATCTGCCATCGGGTGTCCGCTTCGGCACTCGATCGTCGGCCACGACCGACGGCGTCGAGTCGGGCGCTCCGATCAGCGTAATGTCGGCCAAATCGTTCAGAGACACAGAGTCGCGCGCGGCCAACGGGTGTCCGCTCGGGAGGGCAAGCAGCCGAGGCAAGCTCCGCAGTACCGGGCCGATGCCGAGGTCGGGCCCATCTACGGGATGAAACATGAGCACCATCTCGACCAGATCAGCGCGCAGGGCTGCCGAACCCTCGAAGAGGGGCAGTTCCCGGATTCGGACGTCGGTGCCTGGGTGGGTGGCGGTGAACCTGTCGGCGGCCTCCAGCACGAAGGTGCTTGCCCCCGCGCCGACAAAGCCGACCTCGAGCACGCCGGTTACACCCCGGCCCGCGGCGGTCGCGCGCTCGACTGCCAGTTGGATCAGGTCGTGGCCGGGGCGCAGGTCGTCGAGGAACTGCTTGCCGACCGGGGTCAGCGCCACGCGGCGGCTGGTGCGTTCGAACAGCGGAGCGCCGACGCGGCGCTCTATCCCCTGGATCGTCTGGCTGACCCGTCCGGTCGACACCTGTAGCCGCTGCGCGGTCTTACCGAAGTGCAGCTCGTCGGCCAGCGCCAGGAAGGCCTCGATCTCATACCGTTCCACCGCTACTCCGTCTCGCTCGTGCTGAGGCCCGCCAACTCGAGGGCCCTACTAACTACCGCCGAGACGCGGGATTTGTTCCTGATCGTCCGGGCGACCTTTGCCGAGGTCACCCGAACGAGACCGCTGAACGGATCGTTGAGTCGTTCTAAACGGTTGTTAGGCAACGGGCTGTTGTTCCTGGGACTCTCTTCCCGAATTCTTGGAGACGCAGTTTTCCAGTGAGACGAGAGATGAGAAGCGATGTCCGAGAAAACCAAAAGCGTCCTTGTGCTCGGTGACACAGGCAAGACCGGAAGCCGGGATGTGGATCGACGGCCACCGCGCGACTTCACCGACTACGCCGATACAGCGGCCGCCACCGGGATCTGGCAGGACAGCGCTCAATGACGTCGGGGCGCACCCCAACCCCGGCATCGCCAGCTCGACGATCGACATTCTGGAGCACCAAAGTTGAATCTCTCCCGCATCGCCACCACCCTTTCGCTGGTCGGCGCCGCGTTCATCATCTACGTCGGCATCAGCTATCTGGTCACGCCGGCGTCCATGGCCCCGCAATTCGGGCTCCCCGAGTGGCCACACGGTGACGCGGTCGCCTTCTTGAATATCAAGGGCATTCGCGATATCACGGAGGGACTGATCATCCTCGCCCTACTTGCCGCTCGACAGCGGTTCGCGCTGGGCCTGGCGACCCTGGTCATCGCGCTGACCCCGTTCGCCGACATGCTGACGGTGCTGCGCTACCACGGGTCGACCTCGACCGCTCTGAGCGTGCACGGCCTCACCGCGGTGCTGGTCGCGCTTACCGGTGGCCTATTGCTCCGTGAGCAGCGCGTGCTGCGGACCGGCCACGAAAAGGCAGCCGCCGCACGGCTTATCGGTGCCGGGGCCGCACAGTGAGGACGGCCCGAGCGGCCACGCTGGTCCTGGCAACGGTGTTGGCCGGTCTGACGGCAGGGCTGTTCGCCGGGTTCGCCTACTCCGTGATGCCCGGCTTGCGCCGCAGCAGCGATACCGCCTTCGTCGAGGTCATGCAGAACATCAACGTGGTCATTGTGAACCCGTTGTTCATGACCTTGTTCATGGGTGGGCTGGTTGCGGGGTTGGCCGCTGTGGTGACGAACTGGCGGTCGGATGATCCGGCGGTTCGGTACTGGGCCATCGCCGGGTTCGTCTGCTACGTGGTGATGTTCGGGATCACCAGCGGCGCCAACGTTCCGCTCAACGACAAGTTGGCTGCTGCGGGTGACCCGGCTCAGATCGCCGATCTGGCCGCGGTGCGTGCGCAGTTCGAGGGACCGTGGGTGGCCTGGAACATCGCCCGCGCGATTGTGAACGTCGGTGCGCTCGGCGGCTTCGCATTGGCACTGTTGCGTTTCCGGCGTACCGCCGACCGAGCAGCCTGAACCGAGAACCATTTGTCGAAGGAGTCACCCACATGTCACTGAACGTGCCGGAATTCGCCGAGTCCACCATCGTGCGTTCCGACGACGCCGAAGTAATCGGCCAGGCCCCCATTACCATCCGCCTGCTTGCCGACAGCAGCTCGACCGGCGGCGCACTGTCCACGCATCGGGTCACGCTGCGGGATGGTGCGAATGGTGCGGGCCCGCACCATCATTCGCGCTCGGCGGAGCTGTTCTACATGCTCGACGGCACAGCTCAGGTGCTGTCCGGCGACCAGGTGGTGACCGCCGAACGCGGCGATGTGGTCGTCGTGCCGCCCGGCCTCGCGCACGCATTCGCCGCGGCGCCGGGACACGACGCCGACATTCTCATCATCATCACCCCCGGGGTCGAACGGTTCGAGTATTTCCGGCACCTCGAGCGCATCGCCTACGGGAAGGTTCCGCCCGAAACCCTGCTGGATGTCCAAGAGATCTATGACACCTACTTCGGCAACAGCACGACCTGGAACGACGCCAGATCCTGAACGACAAAGGGCGGGCCGATCGCACGCGGGCGGCCCGCCCACCCGGAAACCCTGACTCAACGAAGGCCATCTTGAAGAAGATCTACTATGCGGCGCACACCTACATGATCATCGGTGTGATCAGCGGCTTGTTCTACCGCGAGTTCACCAAGTTGCACGATTTCACCGGCAACTCCCAACTCGGTCTGGCGCACACCCACCTGCTCGCCCTCGGGATGCTGTTCCATCTCATCGTGCTGGCATTGGAGAAAGCGTTCACCCTGAGCACCAGCAAATTGTTCGACTGGTTCTTCTGGGTCTACAACGCGGGTCTCGCACTGACCGTCGCGATAATGACCACCCACGGTATCCAAACCGTCGTCGGCGCCGAGACCAGCGCCGCGATCTCCGGCCTTGCCGGGCTCGGACACATTGTGCTCACCATCGGTCTGATTCTGTTCTTCATCAACCTCGGCAAGCAGATCCCCACCAGTACAGCGCAACCCGATCTCGCACCGCAGCAGCACAATCTGCCCGTCTGATCGACCAACCGCCGCCCTCGGCGACCCGGTATGGGGAAATGGAGAAAATGAACATGCGCGCTATCGCGCAGGACACCTTCGGTGGACCTGAGGTCTTGAAGGTCATCGAGGTGCGGCGGCCCGAGCCCGGGCCCGCCGAGGTGCTCGTTCGAGTGAGCGCGATCGGGGTCAACCCGACCGACTCGTGGCATCGAGCCAGCGGCGGACTGGCGGGCGGGCAGACACCGGTCAGGCTGGGCTGGGACGTATCCGGCGTCGTCGAAGCCGTCGGACCTGGCGTCACCATCTTCGCGCCAGGTGATGAGGTGTTCGGTCTGCCACGGCACCCACAACCGGCGGGCACCTACGCGCAGTACGTGACATCCCCCGCACGGCACCTGGTCCGCAAGCCGTCGCGAATGTCGCATACCGAGGCCGCCGCTTTGCCCCTGGCCGCGCTCACCGCGTGGCAGGCGCTGGTGGACACCGCCGACGTCCGGCCCGGCCAGCGGGTGCTGATCCACGCCGCGGCGGGCGGTGTCGGACACCTGGCCGTTCAGATCGCGAAGGCGCGTGGCGCCTACGTGATCGGCACCGCCCGCTCCGTCAAACACGACTTCGTGCGCGGACTCGGCGCCGACGAGGTCATCGACTACGTCCAGGTCGACTTCAGCACCGTCGCCCACGACATCGACGTTGTCCTCGACACGATCGGTGGCGAGTACGGTCCGCGTTCCCTGACGACCCTGTGCGCCGGCGGTCTGCTCGTCTCCCTGGCCGCGCCGTCCGAGTCCTATCTGGCCGACGAGGCGCGCCCGCTCGGCCTGCGCGCCGCATTCATGATCGTCGAAGCCGACCGGGCCGGAATGCTGGAGATCGCCGCGCTGGTCGAAACCGGCCGTCTGCGTCCACAGATCGATACGGTCTTGCCCCTCGAACTGGCCGCCGAGGCACACGAACTCAGCCACAGTGGACGCATTGCGGGAAAGATCGTCCTCACCGTCGATTGACCGCACACCAACACGAACCTCGAAACCCGACTCGCACGATACGAAGGACGCAATGCCCTACTTCCAGCCCGGCGACGTTCGCACCTGGTACGACGTTCATGGAGACGGCGAGCCGGTGCTGCTGTTGCACGGTGGTTTTGTCGACTCGCGCTCCTTCGGACCCGCGGTTGCCATGCTCACCGACCGATTGCGGGTATTCACAGCGGATCGCCGAGGGCACGGCCGGACGCCCGACCTTCCCGGCCCGATCTCCTACGACCTGATGGCGTCGGACACCATCGCGTTCCTGGATCAGGTGGTCGGTGCCTCGGCCCACCTGGTCGGCTACAGCGACGGCGCGATCGTGGCGATGCTGGTCGCGATCCGCAGACCCGACCTCGTGCGCAAACTGGTGTTGATCAGCGGCAATTTCCACTATGACGGCATGACACCCGGCTTGCTGGACGGGTTCATGACCGGTGGATTGGTGCAGCGGCTCGGACCGAGATACGGCGAGGTGTCCCCTGACGGCGAGGAGCACTTCCCGGTCGTAGTGGACAAACTGCTGCGGATGATGGCCGAGGAGCCGACCTTGACCGAGCAGCAACTGACGCACATCGCCAGCCCCACCCTGGTGATCACCGCAGACGACGACGCGGTGACACTCGAACACACCATCGCGCTCTACCGCGCGATTCCGGACTCCGAATTGGCCGTCGTGCCCCGCGCCTCGCACCTGCTTGTGGTGGAGAAACCGGCCCAGGTCTACCCGCTGATCGCCGACTTCCTGACCATCGAACCCGCGCCGACCCTGCAACCGATCCGCCGGTCCGCCGAGCCCAGTCCGGCGCGTTGACCGAAAGGAACATGCCATGGCGGCCCCGGCAATCGACCGAAAAGCGTCTCGCTGCATCACAATTCGCGCCTCGCTGACTCGACGCGAATGGATCCGCGTCGCCGCGATGGTGGCACTGATCGCGGCCTTACACGTGATCGGCTGGGGCACCTTGGTGACGTTCGTTGCCCCGCAACACTTCGATCTCGGCGACCAGACACTCGGCATCGGCATCGGTGTCGGCGTGACCGCCTACACCCTCGGTCTGCGACACGCCTTCGACGCCGACCACATCTCGGCAATCGACAATACGACCCGCAAACTGATGAACGACGGGCAGCGGCCATTGTCGGTCGGGTTGTTCTTCTCTCTCGGCCACTCCACCGTCGTGTTCGCGTTGGCGCTGCTGCTCGCTGTCGGAGTGAAGGCAATCGTCGGCCCGGTACAGGACGACTCGTCGGTGCTGCACCACTACACCGGCTTGATCGGCACCACCGTGTCGGGCACCTTCCTCTACCTCATCGCGATCATCAACCTCACGGTCCTGGTCGGGATTCTGCGGGTGTTTCGCGCGATGCGCGCAGGCGGCTATGACGAAGCGGCACTCGAAGAGCAGCTCGAAAAACGCGGATTCATGAACCGGTTCTTCGGCGGGTTGATGAAATCGATTACCAAGCCGTGGCAGATGTACCCGGTCGGAGTGCTGTTCGGCCTAGGCTTCGACACCGCCACCGAGGTCGCGCTCCTGGTCCTGGCAGGCACCAGCGCAGCCGCTGGACTGCCCTGGTATGCAATCCTGTGTCTGCCAATCCTTTTCGCCGCAGGAATGAGCCTGTTCGACACCATCGACGGCTCGTTCATGAACTTCGCTTACGGGTGGGCGTTGTCCGAACCTGTTCGCAAGGTCTACTACAACATCACCATCACCGTCCTGTCGGTGGTGGTTGCCTTGATCATCGGGACTATCGAATTGCTCGGCCTGCTCGTGGACCAACTCGGATGGATCGGCGGACTCTGGGACTGGATCGGCGGGCTGAACCTCAACAGCGTCGGGTTCGTCATCGTTGGCCTGTTCGTCCTGACCTGGGGGGTGGCGCTGCTCGTCTGGCGCTATGGCCGTATCGAAGAAAAATGGTCCGGGCACAAACAAGAGCAAGCCGACTGAGGGCGGGAGTATCAGGCGACCGGTTCGGTCGAATGTCCGACGTTACGGAGGCAGTGCGCGCCGCACGTATCGTCGACTCGATTGCTCGCGCTACGCGTAGAGACCAGCGCGTCGATACGTTGTGCCGCAGCTATCTCGAGTAGCGTCTGAATGAACGCGCACACCAGGGCCGAGTCCCCGATCGTCGGCCAGATCAGGCCGTATTCGATGGGCGGAGCGTCACGGAACGGAACGAATGTGATGCCGGGGCGAGCGTGGTACCGAAGGCCTCGCACAGCCACGGGGGAGACGCCGCGGCCCGCCGCGACGTGGGAAGGTACTTCCGTCCAGTAGGTGGCGGTCGGTCCCTGCGGGATCGGCCGGCCTGACGGGGTGTGTGTGGGGAGGTGGAAGTCCAGCCAATACGCGGGGATATCGCCGTGGATGGACACCAGCGGGGCGTCCGCGAGATCCTCCAGCGACACGGTGTCCCGACGTGCGAACGGATGCTGCGCCGGAACCATGAGCGCACGTGGTTCGGAGAAGATTACGGGGCCGACCGTGAGGTCCGGCTCGTCGATGGGGAATTCGCTGATCTGTAGGTCGAGGTCGCCCGATCGGAGCGGGCCGAGTGGATTTCCGAGCTGTATTTCGTGGACTTTGATCTCGCAGTCGGGAT includes these proteins:
- a CDS encoding anthrone oxygenase family protein translates to MRTARAATLVLATVLAGLTAGLFAGFAYSVMPGLRRSSDTAFVEVMQNINVVIVNPLFMTLFMGGLVAGLAAVVTNWRSDDPAVRYWAIAGFVCYVVMFGITSGANVPLNDKLAAAGDPAQIADLAAVRAQFEGPWVAWNIARAIVNVGALGGFALALLRFRRTADRAA
- a CDS encoding DUF2871 domain-containing protein gives rise to the protein MKKIYYAAHTYMIIGVISGLFYREFTKLHDFTGNSQLGLAHTHLLALGMLFHLIVLALEKAFTLSTSKLFDWFFWVYNAGLALTVAIMTTHGIQTVVGAETSAAISGLAGLGHIVLTIGLILFFINLGKQIPTSTAQPDLAPQQHNLPV
- a CDS encoding NADP-dependent oxidoreductase, which produces MNMRAIAQDTFGGPEVLKVIEVRRPEPGPAEVLVRVSAIGVNPTDSWHRASGGLAGGQTPVRLGWDVSGVVEAVGPGVTIFAPGDEVFGLPRHPQPAGTYAQYVTSPARHLVRKPSRMSHTEAAALPLAALTAWQALVDTADVRPGQRVLIHAAAGGVGHLAVQIAKARGAYVIGTARSVKHDFVRGLGADEVIDYVQVDFSTVAHDIDVVLDTIGGEYGPRSLTTLCAGGLLVSLAAPSESYLADEARPLGLRAAFMIVEADRAGMLEIAALVETGRLRPQIDTVLPLELAAEAHELSHSGRIAGKIVLTVD
- a CDS encoding LysR family transcriptional regulator, with translation MERYEIEAFLALADELHFGKTAQRLQVSTGRVSQTIQGIERRVGAPLFERTSRRVALTPVGKQFLDDLRPGHDLIQLAVERATAAGRGVTGVLEVGFVGAGASTFVLEAADRFTATHPGTDVRIRELPLFEGSAALRADLVEMVLMFHPVDGPDLGIGPVLRSLPRLLALPSGHPLAARDSVSLNDLADITLIGAPDSTPSVVADDRVPKRTPDGRLIRYGKTANTFQEAISLVGGGEGAFMVGDEGSCYRAHPRITYLPIDDAPPLEGRLIWRESRENARIRAFNEAAVTTSRSDCRGPQSAQMASACIAAAARHPKGQLRQRR
- a CDS encoding carboxylesterase/lipase family protein gives rise to the protein MNVEPEIRTAAGVVRGRWENAVAVFRGIPYARSPIGSRRFAAPVPPQRWDGARDALKFGPSVPQAGGAMSSVSGGTADGDCLTLNVWSPDLGAAGLPVMVWIHGGKYLEGTSSNPHHDGATLAKSGVVMVSMNYRTGVEGFAHIAGAPNNRGILDQAAALRWVQDNVAAFGGDPGNVTVFGQSAGAGCIAALLTMPMAAGLFRRAIAQSVPGTYFSTRLAAAISATIAAELGVQATVGELARISPRALINATDAIIQRMPELVESWGPMALTPTPFSPIVDGDVLPHAPWRALGGGAARGIDLLVGHTRDEFRLFNTRLGSEVTDEQVSATLVGLAPASNSSGGYRAVYPEATPEQLYELVNSDWLFRMPSLHLAAAQYAGGGQAWTYELCWSYDQEQGASHSLDLLLVLGTLSVEDVSSHPSAGANAADEVIGVAHHMRTDWLNFATTGNPGWAPYDPDTRSTRVYTAEPITQPYPEERSRHIWHTHRFDTLDLLHTE
- a CDS encoding cupin domain-containing protein — translated: MSLNVPEFAESTIVRSDDAEVIGQAPITIRLLADSSSTGGALSTHRVTLRDGANGAGPHHHSRSAELFYMLDGTAQVLSGDQVVTAERGDVVVVPPGLAHAFAAAPGHDADILIIITPGVERFEYFRHLERIAYGKVPPETLLDVQEIYDTYFGNSTTWNDARS
- a CDS encoding HoxN/HupN/NixA family nickel/cobalt transporter, with amino-acid sequence MAAPAIDRKASRCITIRASLTRREWIRVAAMVALIAALHVIGWGTLVTFVAPQHFDLGDQTLGIGIGVGVTAYTLGLRHAFDADHISAIDNTTRKLMNDGQRPLSVGLFFSLGHSTVVFALALLLAVGVKAIVGPVQDDSSVLHHYTGLIGTTVSGTFLYLIAIINLTVLVGILRVFRAMRAGGYDEAALEEQLEKRGFMNRFFGGLMKSITKPWQMYPVGVLFGLGFDTATEVALLVLAGTSAAAGLPWYAILCLPILFAAGMSLFDTIDGSFMNFAYGWALSEPVRKVYYNITITVLSVVVALIIGTIELLGLLVDQLGWIGGLWDWIGGLNLNSVGFVIVGLFVLTWGVALLVWRYGRIEEKWSGHKQEQAD
- a CDS encoding DUF4267 domain-containing protein, whose amino-acid sequence is MNLSRIATTLSLVGAAFIIYVGISYLVTPASMAPQFGLPEWPHGDAVAFLNIKGIRDITEGLIILALLAARQRFALGLATLVIALTPFADMLTVLRYHGSTSTALSVHGLTAVLVALTGGLLLREQRVLRTGHEKAAAARLIGAGAAQ
- a CDS encoding alpha/beta fold hydrolase, whose product is MPYFQPGDVRTWYDVHGDGEPVLLLHGGFVDSRSFGPAVAMLTDRLRVFTADRRGHGRTPDLPGPISYDLMASDTIAFLDQVVGASAHLVGYSDGAIVAMLVAIRRPDLVRKLVLISGNFHYDGMTPGLLDGFMTGGLVQRLGPRYGEVSPDGEEHFPVVVDKLLRMMAEEPTLTEQQLTHIASPTLVITADDDAVTLEHTIALYRAIPDSELAVVPRASHLLVVEKPAQVYPLIADFLTIEPAPTLQPIRRSAEPSPAR
- a CDS encoding LysR family transcriptional regulator; its protein translation is MAEELHFRRTSERLGLSTGRVSQTIKKLERRVGVPLFDRTSRQVVLTATGRRLRDDLRPAYQSVQLAIARAIEFGRGITGTLRVGYSTPWVADLLGLAAEAFQRRNPDCEIKVHEIQLGNPLGPLRSGDLDLQISEFPIDEPDLTVGPVIFSEPRALMVPAQHPFARRDTVSLEDLADAPLVSIHGDIPAYWLDFHLPTHTPSGRPIPQGPTATYWTEVPSHVAAGRGVSPVAVRGLRYHARPGITFVPFRDAPPIEYGLIWPTIGDSALVCAFIQTLLEIAAAQRIDALVSTRSASNRVDDTCGAHCLRNVGHSTEPVA